CGATAATTTAATCTGCCGGTCATATCTGAATATTTCGTCTTTACTTAACATTATCCTCCTGAGAATGGTGGCATTAAATCTAATCTATTGTGTTCAGCTATTTCAATTTCTTTGTCAACTATTTTATTGTTTACAGCCAGTACATAATTGTATTTTGAAATTTCCGGATATTTCTTTTCAATT
This window of the Sphingobacteriaceae bacterium genome carries:
- a CDS encoding MoaD/ThiS family protein, with the translated sequence MSKIKINLYGVLAEAIGENHIILENCSKSSHVLQKIEKKYPEISKYNYVLAVNNKIVDKEIEIAEHNRLDLMPPFSGG